Part of the Acidobacteriota bacterium genome, ATGCGGCCCAGCAAGCGCGCGTCCTGCCCCCATTTGAAAATCGGCGTGCGTCCGGCCAGTGATTGCAGCAATTCATGTTCGTGGCCGCCGATGATGACGTCGGCCAGTCCGGTGGCGGCCAGCCGCTTGTCTTCGCTCATCGTCAAATGCGTGACGGCGATGATGAGCTTGGCTCCTTGCGCGCGCATACGTTTGACCAGCACGCGCGCCGTCAGCAGCGGATCAACAAACCGGATGCTATTGCCGGGCTTCGAACTCGTCGCCGTATCGGTTGTCAGCAAGCCGAACAAGCCGACTTTAACGCCGCCGATGTTGCGAAGGACAAAGCGCGGCATGCCGTTGAACGGTTGATTGGTGCGCCGGTCAATCACGTTGGAGCCGAGCCAGCCGAACTTCGATTCCTTCATCCGCGCGCTCAAGAGGTCAGGGCCGAAATCGAATTCGTGATTGCCAAGACAGGCGTAATCCAAGCCCAGCGCATTCCACGCCGCGATCATCTGTTGCCCTTTGAAAATCGTCGAAGCGACCGACGGCGAAATCGTGTCACCCGCCAATAAAAACAAGGTATTCGGCGCTTCGGCCAAAATCTTTTTGCGCAAGGTAGCGATGCGCGCCAGCCCCGCGCTCTTGCCGCCATCCAGCGCGGCGGTTTGGTAAACGTCGTTGAGTTGCAACAGCGTAATGCGCGTGACCGACTGCGATTTGGCTTGCGCAAACGTGGCAGTGCTGAAGCAGGCGCAAAGCAAGAGAGCGCCAAACAGCAAACGAGAGAAAGACGTGCGGGAAAACATTTAGGGAAACCTCCGAAACCGTTAAATTGTGTTTTGAAAAGTACGTCCTGATTCCAGCATCCTGACTCCCGACTCCCTTAAAGGAAAACAGACGTCAGGAATGAGGAATCAGGAGCCAGCGAATCGTACCGGATTGTCTTGCTGCTAACGATACAAAGCCTTGCCTGTCTCAAGCTGAGCTAACCACCTTGCGCCACCATCTTCTGCGCGGCCTCACGCGCTTCCGCCAACGTCCGCACCGCGCCATCCAATTGCAATTCATAAACGGTATGCGTGATTTCACCAATGCGTTTGCCCGGCTCTAAACCCAATTCAAGCACGTGGCGGCCCAGCAAGAGCGGCGCGGGCGCGCGCTCTGCAATGCCCAACGCAAGCACGCGATTGTGAAACCACTCTTCGGCCACTGGTTGAGGTTCGCCCTCACGGCCCAGGCAATCGGCGCGCGCGACGCGGTAAAGCAACTCCGGTTCGACCTGCAACGCGAGGCGGCGAAACATGCCGTCGGTGACGGTCGCGCGCACTTTGTTCCAGCGGTACGGGATGTCGTGCAACCGCGCCAACGCCACGGCCTGTTTGCGCACGTCGTAACCATCAAAGGTGAACACTTTCAGCCGTTCGAGAAAGCGTTCAGCCAACAGCGCGCCCGCCGCTTCGTGGCCGGCAGCTTTGACGGTGTCGCCTTCAACTTTTGTCGTCACAGGCTTGCCGAAATCGTGA contains:
- a CDS encoding bifunctional metallophosphatase/5'-nucleotidase, translated to MFSRTSFSRLLFGALLLCACFSTATFAQAKSQSVTRITLLQLNDVYQTAALDGGKSAGLARIATLRKKILAEAPNTLFLLAGDTISPSVASTIFKGQQMIAAWNALGLDYACLGNHEFDFGPDLLSARMKESKFGWLGSNVIDRRTNQPFNGMPRFVLRNIGGVKVGLFGLLTTDTATSSKPGNSIRFVDPLLTARVLVKRMRAQGAKLIIAVTHLTMSEDKRLAATGLADVIIGGHEHELLQSLAGRTPIFKWGQDARLLGRIDLNVDARSGKLLSMDWAGLPVTSTTPDDPAVAATIKEYEDKVSAELDKPVGRTSVELDATTLANRTKETNLGNFIADAFKQATGADVGLLNGGSVRVNKIFAAGALSKRDTLAILPFENPVVKLEVTGAILRAALENGVSQVVEESESGRFPHVSGVEFDFDGRKPAGSRVVKVTVNGQPLDEKKTYTLACTSFVADGGDGYAMLKGAKTLIDPQSAQIDSTVLANAIVAAGEIAPKVEDRSKRLDR